In Streptomyces qaidamensis, one DNA window encodes the following:
- a CDS encoding CDP-glycerol glycerophosphotransferase family protein codes for MAELSVVVHGPNVQDHLTELLGSLAAHPLPDAEVIVAAVGDWARETAERHAPEVQVVPLPHGTGDAAARAEGAARASGRWLHFVHAKDGLPAGTPRMVAERVAELPGEVDVLLVDHVRSTWHSSGMPSPDGPLLARAGRADVPLDDCSPLLRLTPLLGTRVLRADFWRAHEPRLATDDEPYAALAALLLADRVACLPHVAYEDRRLRPASLPPVTPEQRYGLVERYESLLDLTRDRRAAHTVLYDLMVRDCLRTFARGGMEEEVAREFFRRASLAARRRRPEGHRRPGGLEGVRRSLLEEGAYAKYRAFQTVNRTRRTAKSAVRARKRQVGARLRDHQYRRALGRPVNPHLAVFAAYWNRGVACNPAAIAAKLAELAPQIHAVWVVTEENAALLPPGTDHVVPGSRRYWEVLASAKYLVNNVNFENAVVKRPDAIHVQTHHGTPLKRMGIDQMAFPAAAQGLDFKALLERIDRWDFSVSANSHTTRMWERAYPSRYVSLDHGYPRNDVYYTAGADDIRTVRDRLGIAPGRRAVLYAPTHRDYEAGWTPRLDLATLADHLGDDTVLLVRGHYFYGGAASPLTHLRRTGRIIDVSSYDPVEELCLAADALVTDYSSIMFDYANLDRPIVIYADDWETYRTTRGVYFDLMDQAPGPVARTQQELTEILTTDAWRDESAAKTRAVFRRRFCEYDDGRAAERVVRRVFLGQDQRDLPPVLPIEERTPAPTPQEATA; via the coding sequence ATGGCCGAGCTCAGCGTCGTCGTCCACGGGCCGAACGTTCAGGACCATCTGACGGAACTCCTCGGCTCCCTCGCCGCCCACCCCCTGCCGGACGCCGAGGTGATCGTGGCCGCGGTCGGCGACTGGGCCCGGGAGACCGCCGAACGGCACGCCCCGGAGGTCCAGGTCGTGCCGCTGCCGCACGGCACGGGGGACGCGGCGGCCCGGGCGGAGGGCGCGGCCCGGGCCTCCGGCCGCTGGCTGCACTTCGTCCACGCCAAGGACGGCCTGCCGGCCGGCACCCCGCGCATGGTCGCCGAGCGGGTGGCCGAGCTCCCCGGCGAGGTCGACGTCCTCCTCGTGGACCACGTCCGCAGCACCTGGCACTCCTCCGGCATGCCCTCACCGGACGGCCCGCTCCTCGCCCGGGCGGGCCGCGCCGACGTCCCCCTCGACGACTGCTCGCCCCTGCTGCGGCTGACCCCGCTGCTCGGCACCCGCGTCCTGCGCGCGGACTTCTGGCGGGCGCACGAGCCCCGGCTCGCCACCGACGACGAGCCGTACGCGGCCCTGGCCGCCCTGCTGCTCGCCGACCGCGTCGCCTGCCTGCCGCACGTCGCCTACGAGGACCGCCGGCTGCGCCCCGCGAGCCTGCCCCCGGTCACCCCCGAGCAGCGCTACGGCCTCGTCGAGCGCTACGAGTCCCTCCTCGACCTCACCCGCGACCGGCGCGCCGCCCACACCGTGCTCTACGACCTCATGGTCCGCGACTGCCTGCGCACCTTCGCGCGTGGCGGCATGGAGGAGGAGGTCGCGCGGGAGTTCTTCCGCCGGGCGTCCCTGGCCGCCCGGCGCCGCCGCCCCGAGGGCCACCGCCGCCCGGGCGGGCTCGAAGGCGTCCGCCGCTCCCTGCTGGAGGAGGGCGCCTACGCGAAGTACCGGGCCTTCCAGACCGTCAACCGCACCCGCCGCACCGCCAAGTCGGCCGTACGGGCCCGTAAGCGCCAGGTGGGCGCCAGACTCCGTGACCACCAGTACCGCAGGGCGCTCGGCCGTCCCGTCAATCCGCACCTCGCGGTGTTCGCGGCGTACTGGAACCGCGGCGTCGCCTGCAACCCCGCCGCGATCGCCGCCAAGCTCGCCGAACTGGCCCCGCAGATCCACGCGGTGTGGGTGGTCACCGAGGAGAACGCGGCCCTGCTGCCGCCGGGCACCGACCACGTCGTGCCCGGCAGCCGCCGCTACTGGGAGGTGCTGGCGAGTGCCAAGTACCTCGTCAACAACGTCAACTTCGAGAACGCGGTGGTCAAACGCCCGGACGCGATCCACGTCCAGACCCACCACGGCACGCCCCTGAAGCGCATGGGCATCGACCAGATGGCGTTCCCGGCCGCCGCACAGGGCCTGGACTTCAAGGCGCTGCTGGAACGCATCGACCGATGGGACTTCAGCGTCTCGGCCAACAGCCACACCACCCGCATGTGGGAGCGGGCGTATCCGTCGCGCTACGTCTCCCTGGACCACGGCTATCCGCGCAACGACGTCTACTACACGGCCGGCGCCGACGACATCCGCACGGTCCGCGACCGCCTCGGCATCGCCCCGGGCCGCCGTGCCGTCCTCTACGCGCCCACCCACCGCGACTACGAGGCCGGCTGGACCCCGCGCCTGGACCTCGCCACCCTCGCCGACCACCTGGGCGACGACACGGTCCTGCTCGTGCGCGGCCACTACTTCTACGGCGGCGCCGCCTCCCCCCTCACCCACCTGCGCCGCACCGGCCGGATCATCGACGTCTCCTCCTACGACCCGGTCGAGGAACTGTGCCTGGCGGCGGACGCCCTGGTCACGGACTACTCCTCGATCATGTTCGACTACGCCAACCTCGACCGGCCGATCGTGATCTACGCCGACGACTGGGAGACGTACCGCACCACCCGCGGCGTCTACTTCGACCTGATGGACCAGGCCCCGGGCCCGGTCGCCCGCACCCAGCAGGAGCTGACGGAGATCCTCACCACCGACGCCTGGCGCGACGAGAGCGCGGCGAAGACCCGGGCCGTCTTCCGGCGCCGGTTCTGCGAGTACGACGACGGGCGCGCCGCCGAACGCGTCGTCCGCCGGGTCTTCCTCGGCCAGGACCAACGGGACCTGCCGCCCGTGCTGCCGATCGAGGAACGCACGCCGGCCCCGACCCCGCAGGAGGCGACCGCATGA
- a CDS encoding glycosyltransferase family 39 protein, with the protein MAVMLATGLWGLDRGGMWGDESVTFQVAQRTVPQIWRLLHDVDAVHGLYYLFMHAVLTVHPGEVVLRLPSVCAATATAGLVAALGVRLAGPRVGLWAGILYAITPMTGHYAQEGRSYALVAAGVAGATLLLVRAVDAGGARAWWPYGTVVALTCVLHELAVPVLGAHALTLALLRVPRKVWSGWGRAAGAVALLLLPLVWVSQGQSGQVAWLVPPGWDRVGRLGRNFSPGPAGPVFWGTLLLMAVGLRERRTAAVALPLLLVPPGILMTVSQVRPLYHDRYVLYALAGASLLVAAGAGRVAGALGRVRFEGRRMRAGGRRVRAVVGMAGVLALTVAFLSQLPVHRQDRSAAHRPDNLAEVSALAVSRMRPGDPVLFLPSVGRLAALAYPKGFRRVRDIALRESAPRSGTLWGREAAPGELVRRLASVDRVWVVAARSALDPRRSPPDPVERTKLAVLASEFTVREEHVHEGHVRDDVLLRLYVRRPPGGESPGEPSGGRWPGVSAGAPALALPGSGAAQRGAIPRAPARGALPALPPVPGASPPSPAPSPRLRRPVSADGVAPGAVTAARRRTSRPAAPRARPRPARW; encoded by the coding sequence ATGGCGGTGATGCTCGCGACCGGGCTGTGGGGCCTGGACCGCGGCGGCATGTGGGGCGACGAGAGTGTCACCTTCCAGGTCGCGCAGCGCACGGTCCCGCAGATCTGGCGGCTGCTGCACGACGTCGACGCCGTCCACGGCCTCTACTACCTGTTCATGCACGCCGTCCTCACCGTCCACCCCGGCGAGGTCGTGCTGCGCCTGCCGTCGGTGTGCGCGGCGACGGCGACCGCCGGCCTGGTCGCCGCCCTCGGCGTCCGGCTGGCCGGGCCCCGGGTCGGCCTGTGGGCCGGGATCCTGTACGCGATCACGCCGATGACCGGCCACTACGCCCAGGAGGGCCGGTCGTACGCGCTCGTCGCGGCAGGCGTGGCGGGGGCGACGCTGCTGCTGGTGAGGGCCGTGGACGCAGGGGGCGCCCGGGCCTGGTGGCCGTACGGGACGGTCGTCGCCCTGACCTGTGTGCTGCACGAGCTGGCGGTGCCGGTGCTGGGCGCGCACGCGCTGACGCTTGCCCTGCTGCGGGTGCCGAGGAAGGTGTGGTCCGGCTGGGGGCGGGCGGCGGGGGCGGTGGCGCTGCTCCTGCTGCCGCTGGTGTGGGTGTCGCAGGGGCAGTCCGGGCAGGTGGCGTGGCTGGTGCCGCCGGGGTGGGACCGGGTCGGGAGGCTGGGCCGGAACTTCTCTCCCGGCCCGGCCGGGCCGGTGTTCTGGGGGACGCTGCTGCTGATGGCCGTGGGACTGCGCGAGCGGCGCACGGCCGCGGTCGCGCTTCCGCTGCTGCTCGTGCCGCCGGGGATCCTGATGACCGTGTCGCAGGTCCGGCCGCTCTACCACGACCGGTACGTGCTCTACGCGCTGGCGGGCGCGTCCCTGCTGGTCGCGGCCGGGGCCGGGCGGGTGGCCGGAGCGCTGGGGCGGGTGCGGTTCGAGGGGCGGCGGATGCGGGCCGGGGGCCGCCGGGTGCGGGCCGTCGTGGGCATGGCAGGCGTCCTCGCCCTCACCGTCGCCTTCCTGAGCCAGCTCCCCGTGCACCGCCAGGACCGGTCCGCCGCCCACCGCCCGGACAACCTCGCCGAGGTCTCCGCGCTCGCCGTCAGCCGGATGCGCCCCGGTGACCCGGTGCTGTTCCTGCCGTCCGTCGGCAGGCTCGCCGCGCTGGCCTACCCGAAGGGGTTCCGGCGGGTGCGGGACATCGCGCTGCGGGAGTCCGCGCCCCGCTCCGGAACGCTGTGGGGACGGGAGGCGGCCCCCGGGGAGCTGGTGCGGCGGCTCGCCTCGGTGGACCGTGTCTGGGTCGTCGCCGCGCGCTCCGCCCTGGACCCGCGCCGGAGCCCGCCCGACCCGGTCGAGCGCACCAAGCTCGCCGTCCTGGCCTCGGAGTTCACCGTCCGTGAGGAGCACGTCCACGAGGGACACGTCCGTGACGACGTGCTCCTGCGCCTCTACGTCCGGCGCCCGCCCGGCGGTGAGTCGCCGGGCGAACCGTCCGGGGGTCGTTGGCCCGGTGTGTCGGCAGGCGCTCCGGCTCTCGCCCTCCCGGGCTCGGGTGCCGCCCAGCGCGGCGCGATCCCTCGCGCCCCTGCTCGCGGCGCGCTCCCGGCGCTTCCCCCTGTCCCCGGCGCTTCCCCCCCGTCTCCGGCGCCTTCGCCCCGTCTCCGGCGCCCCGTCTCCGCCGACGGCGTAGCGCCCGGTGCGGTTACGGCCGCTCGTCGGCGGACGAGCCGCCCCGCGGCTCCGCGAGCGCGGCCGCGTCCAGCGCGGTGGTGA
- the galE gene encoding UDP-glucose 4-epimerase GalE, with amino-acid sequence MTWLITGGAGYIGAHVVRAMTAAGEQAVVYDDLSTGFAERVPDGVPLVVGSTLDAERLARTLADHAVTGVVHLAAKKQVAESVERPLHYYRENVEGLRVLLDAVTAAKVPSFVFSSSAAVYGMPDVDLVTEETPCLPMSPYGETKLAGEWLVRATGRATGLSTACLRYFNVAGAAGPELADTGVFNLVPMVFEKLTENAPPRVFGDDYPTPDGTCVRDYIHVVDLAEAHVAAAAALRSSPGRDLTLNIGRGEGVSVREMIDRINAVTGHDRPPAVTPRRPGDPARVVASAGRAAAELGWKARLDVQDMIASAWEGWLRLHPEAGRG; translated from the coding sequence ATGACCTGGTTGATCACCGGCGGCGCCGGCTACATCGGCGCGCACGTCGTACGGGCGATGACCGCGGCGGGCGAGCAGGCGGTGGTGTACGACGACCTGTCCACCGGCTTCGCCGAGCGGGTGCCCGACGGGGTGCCGCTGGTGGTGGGCTCGACCCTGGACGCCGAGCGGCTCGCCCGCACCCTCGCGGACCACGCTGTCACCGGAGTCGTCCACCTCGCGGCGAAGAAGCAGGTGGCCGAGTCGGTGGAACGGCCGCTGCACTACTACCGGGAGAACGTCGAGGGGCTGCGGGTCCTGCTGGACGCCGTGACGGCAGCGAAGGTGCCGTCCTTCGTCTTCTCCTCGTCGGCGGCGGTGTACGGCATGCCGGACGTGGACCTCGTGACGGAGGAGACGCCGTGCCTGCCCATGTCGCCGTACGGCGAGACCAAGCTGGCCGGTGAGTGGCTGGTCCGGGCGACCGGCCGGGCGACCGGGTTGTCGACCGCGTGCCTGCGCTACTTCAACGTGGCGGGCGCCGCCGGCCCGGAACTCGCGGACACCGGGGTGTTCAACCTCGTGCCGATGGTCTTCGAGAAGCTCACCGAGAACGCGCCGCCGCGCGTCTTCGGCGACGACTACCCGACCCCGGACGGCACCTGCGTGCGCGACTACATCCACGTGGTCGACCTGGCCGAGGCCCATGTCGCGGCGGCGGCGGCCCTGCGCTCCTCCCCCGGCCGCGACCTCACGCTCAACATCGGCCGGGGCGAGGGCGTCTCCGTCCGCGAGATGATCGACCGCATCAACGCCGTCACCGGCCACGACCGCCCGCCCGCCGTCACCCCCCGCCGCCCGGGCGACCCGGCCCGGGTCGTGGCCTCCGCCGGCCGCGCCGCCGCGGAACTGGGCTGGAAGGCCCGGCTCGACGTGCAGGACATGATCGCGTCGGCGTGGGAGGGGTGGCTGCGGCTGCATCCAGAGGCGGGACGGGGCTGA
- a CDS encoding TetR/AcrR family transcriptional regulator: MTTKPDEPQQPPRRRAPAGAAVLREDVTEAIRAAVFEELAAVGYARMSIEGIARRAGVGKTAVYRRWRSKLHLVLDIVSALAVQGLPAPDTGSLEGDLRLLYEVTSRALRHPVASQVIPDLQAEAARNPDIAEALQKALREGQDGVATGIVTAAERRGELSEGIDHDLALDLISGPLYWRSVVIRSPKLPKGYLGALARATSEGLKAL; this comes from the coding sequence ATGACGACGAAGCCCGACGAGCCCCAGCAGCCCCCGCGCCGCCGGGCCCCCGCGGGGGCGGCCGTACTGCGGGAGGACGTGACGGAAGCGATCCGGGCGGCCGTCTTCGAGGAGCTCGCGGCCGTCGGCTACGCGCGGATGTCCATCGAGGGGATCGCCCGCCGGGCGGGGGTCGGGAAGACGGCGGTGTACCGCCGCTGGCGCTCCAAGCTGCACCTGGTGCTCGACATCGTCTCGGCGCTCGCCGTGCAGGGCCTGCCCGCGCCGGACACCGGCTCCCTGGAGGGCGACCTGCGGCTCCTCTACGAGGTGACGTCCCGCGCCCTGCGCCACCCCGTCGCCTCGCAGGTCATCCCCGATCTCCAGGCCGAGGCGGCCCGCAACCCCGACATCGCCGAGGCCCTGCAAAAGGCCCTGCGGGAAGGTCAGGACGGGGTCGCCACCGGCATCGTGACGGCGGCGGAACGCCGCGGTGAACTCAGCGAGGGCATCGACCACGACCTCGCGCTCGACCTGATCTCCGGCCCGCTCTACTGGCGCTCGGTGGTCATCCGCAGCCCGAAGCTGCCGAAGGGGTACCTGGGCGCGCTGGCCCGGGCCACGTCGGAGGGGCTCAAGGCGCTCTAG
- a CDS encoding MarR family winged helix-turn-helix transcriptional regulator has translation MASTRYPGGMNTPDDDWLRLDQQICFSLHAASRAFNGVYRGILKDLGLTYPQYLVMLVLWEHDELPVKKLGEHLRLDSGTLSPLLKRLEAAGLVRRERSARDERSVEVRLTEEGVALRGRALQVPRRIASSTGFGPEEIRALRARLDDLTTALDAAALAEPRGGSSADERP, from the coding sequence ATGGCGAGCACGCGCTACCCTGGAGGCATGAACACGCCCGACGACGACTGGCTCCGCCTGGACCAGCAGATCTGTTTCTCCCTGCACGCGGCCTCCCGCGCCTTCAACGGGGTCTACCGCGGGATCCTCAAGGACCTCGGGCTCACCTACCCGCAGTACCTGGTGATGCTGGTGCTCTGGGAGCACGACGAGCTGCCCGTGAAGAAGCTCGGCGAGCACCTGCGTCTCGACTCCGGCACACTGTCGCCGCTGCTCAAGCGGCTGGAGGCGGCCGGTCTGGTACGCCGGGAGCGCAGCGCCCGCGACGAGCGGTCGGTGGAGGTGCGGCTGACCGAGGAGGGCGTCGCGCTGCGCGGGCGGGCGCTTCAGGTGCCGCGCCGGATCGCGTCCTCGACCGGCTTCGGTCCCGAGGAGATCCGCGCCCTGCGCGCCCGCCTCGACGACCTCACCACCGCGCTGGACGCGGCCGCGCTCGCGGAGCCGCGGGGCGGCTCGTCCGCCGACGAGCGGCCGTAA
- a CDS encoding glycosyltransferase family 2 protein: MNAESETERDARRPPAGVAVVVIGYDDAVHVTDAVRSALAQGPAVREVVAVDDCSTDGSVGLLDRLAASEPRLKVIRRRANSGGCGTPRNTGLDAVTSPYVMFLDSDDVLPPGAAAALLEAAEGAHAEVAGGLCVRRELPSGREVPWQARLYALHAVVPHPARRPRLVHDTLCVNKLYRTGFLRAHGIRFPEGRFPYEDVVFTARVLAAAPRIALVPDRVYVWHVRRSAGRLSISLDRSGVENWRARTEACRQAYEVLLGAGQKELARAVRAKFLDHDLRMYVRELGLRDAAYRRAWWELTRAHLAEYDADDWARNPAAPGRLIGRVVLACPEPCDLPRLRELAARPARLCPPYARAADGTPVWSDALPVSLEPLLARPVRALPLAVDAELRPCARGIRLRLRLHELYGRVAQAGPETVEAEWLHRDDGSLAVRDTAVPLAPCPSGSEPAGTPGSGAVALAQGPEPAGRAGSRAMALAEGAEPAGAVALGPCAQGSEPAGTTGSVRGGAWSAEVAVDLAALSAFGAGTWDLRLRIRFRDGVSRDVSAHALTGAGLLRRSAVPSARHGVVLVQPYATHSGALALRVAPGVRGVLSVARARLRRLLH; this comes from the coding sequence ATGAATGCCGAGAGTGAGACCGAGAGGGACGCCCGGAGGCCGCCTGCCGGGGTCGCCGTCGTGGTGATCGGTTACGACGACGCCGTCCATGTGACGGACGCCGTGCGGTCGGCGCTCGCCCAGGGACCGGCCGTGCGCGAGGTGGTGGCCGTCGACGACTGCTCGACGGACGGCAGCGTCGGCCTGCTCGACCGGCTCGCCGCCTCGGAGCCCCGCCTGAAGGTGATCCGCCGCCGGGCCAACAGCGGCGGCTGCGGCACCCCGCGCAACACCGGGCTCGACGCGGTGACCTCGCCGTACGTGATGTTCCTGGACAGCGACGACGTCCTGCCGCCCGGCGCGGCCGCGGCGCTGCTCGAAGCGGCCGAGGGCGCGCACGCCGAGGTCGCGGGCGGCCTGTGCGTACGCCGTGAGCTGCCGTCGGGGCGCGAAGTCCCCTGGCAGGCGCGCCTCTACGCGCTGCACGCCGTCGTACCGCACCCCGCTCGGCGGCCGCGCCTGGTCCACGACACGCTCTGCGTCAACAAGCTCTACCGCACCGGCTTCCTGCGGGCGCACGGCATCCGCTTCCCCGAGGGCCGCTTCCCGTACGAGGACGTCGTCTTCACCGCGCGTGTCCTGGCCGCTGCTCCCCGTATCGCCCTGGTCCCGGACCGGGTGTACGTCTGGCACGTGCGCCGGTCGGCCGGGCGGCTGTCGATCTCCCTGGACCGGTCCGGCGTCGAGAACTGGAGGGCCCGCACGGAGGCGTGCCGGCAGGCGTACGAGGTGCTGCTGGGCGCCGGGCAGAAGGAACTCGCGCGGGCCGTGCGTGCCAAGTTCCTCGACCACGACCTGCGGATGTACGTGCGCGAACTGGGGCTGCGCGACGCCGCGTACCGGCGGGCGTGGTGGGAGCTCACGCGGGCGCACCTCGCGGAGTACGACGCCGACGACTGGGCGCGCAACCCGGCCGCTCCCGGCCGGCTGATCGGGCGGGTCGTCCTGGCCTGCCCGGAGCCGTGCGACCTGCCCCGGCTGCGGGAGCTCGCGGCCCGCCCGGCCCGCCTGTGCCCGCCGTACGCCCGTGCCGCGGACGGCACGCCGGTCTGGTCGGACGCCCTCCCGGTCTCCCTGGAGCCGCTGCTGGCCCGGCCGGTGCGCGCGCTGCCCCTCGCCGTCGACGCGGAGCTGCGGCCGTGCGCGCGCGGCATCCGGCTGCGGCTGCGCCTGCACGAGCTGTACGGGCGGGTGGCGCAGGCGGGGCCGGAGACGGTGGAGGCGGAGTGGCTGCACCGGGACGACGGGAGCCTGGCGGTCCGGGACACGGCCGTGCCGCTCGCGCCGTGCCCGAGCGGCTCCGAGCCCGCCGGGACCCCCGGTTCCGGAGCCGTGGCGCTCGCACAGGGCCCGGAGCCCGCCGGGAGAGCCGGTTCACGAGCCATGGCGCTCGCAGAGGGCGCCGAGCCCGCCGGAGCCGTGGCGCTCGGACCCTGCGCGCAGGGCTCCGAGCCCGCCGGGACCACCGGTTCCGTCCGCGGTGGCGCCTGGTCGGCGGAGGTGGCCGTCGATCTCGCCGCGCTGTCCGCGTTCGGCGCGGGCACCTGGGACCTGCGCCTTCGTATCCGCTTTCGCGACGGCGTGAGCCGCGACGTCTCGGCGCACGCGCTCACGGGCGCCGGTCTGCTGCGCCGCAGCGCTGTCCCGAGCGCCCGGCACGGCGTGGTACTCGTACAGCCGTACGCCACCCACTCCGGCGCGCTGGCGCTGCGGGTGGCCCCCGGCGTACGCGGTGTGCTGTCGGTCGCCCGCGCGCGGCTGCGCCGCCTGCTTCACTGA
- a CDS encoding ABC transporter permease gives MSTVLHTPPQTPAPAEHDLAALAARHGLAVSGARPSLPEYVRQLWARRHFITAFATAKLTAQYSQAKLGQVWQVMTPLLNAAVYYFIFGVLLGTKHGVPDYIPFLVTGVFIWTFTQSSIMAGTRAISGNLGLVRALHFPRAALPISFCLQQLQQLMFSMGALVVILLCFGVPVGASWLLALPALFLQFTFNAGISLVMARMGAKTPDIAQLMPFVLRTWMYVSGVMWSIDKLAQKDSLPHVVTLALAANPAAVYIDLMRFSLIDSFHASQLPTHVWALAAGWALVAGVGGFIYFWKAEETYGRG, from the coding sequence GTGAGTACGGTCCTCCACACACCGCCCCAGACCCCGGCCCCGGCCGAACACGACCTCGCGGCCCTCGCCGCCCGTCACGGCCTCGCGGTCAGCGGCGCCCGGCCCTCCCTGCCCGAGTACGTCCGGCAGCTGTGGGCGCGCCGCCACTTCATCACCGCGTTCGCCACCGCCAAGCTCACCGCCCAGTACAGCCAGGCGAAGCTCGGCCAGGTCTGGCAGGTGATGACCCCGCTGCTGAACGCGGCGGTCTACTACTTCATCTTCGGCGTACTGCTCGGCACCAAGCACGGCGTGCCCGACTACATCCCGTTCCTGGTCACGGGCGTGTTCATCTGGACGTTCACGCAGAGCTCGATCATGGCGGGCACCCGCGCCATCTCCGGCAACCTCGGCCTGGTACGCGCCCTGCACTTCCCGCGCGCCGCCCTGCCGATCTCCTTCTGCCTCCAGCAGCTCCAGCAGCTGATGTTCTCCATGGGCGCCCTGGTCGTCATCCTGCTCTGCTTCGGCGTGCCGGTCGGCGCGTCCTGGCTGCTGGCGCTGCCGGCCCTGTTCCTGCAGTTCACGTTCAACGCGGGCATCTCCCTGGTCATGGCCCGGATGGGCGCCAAGACCCCCGACATCGCCCAGCTGATGCCGTTCGTGCTGCGCACCTGGATGTATGTCTCGGGCGTCATGTGGAGCATCGACAAGCTGGCGCAGAAGGACAGCCTGCCCCACGTGGTGACGCTCGCGCTGGCGGCGAACCCGGCCGCCGTCTACATCGACCTGATGCGCTTCTCCCTGATCGACAGCTTCCACGCGAGCCAGCTCCCCACTCATGTGTGGGCCCTCGCCGCCGGGTGGGCACTGGTCGCCGGTGTCGGCGGGTTCATCTACTTCTGGAAGGCTGAGGAGACGTACGGCCGTGGCTGA
- a CDS encoding ABC transporter ATP-binding protein, with product MAEHPSEKIPTVVADGVDIVYRVNGTGTGRGSATAALNRIVRRKQTEKASGVRRVHAVRNVSFVAYRGEAIGLIGTNGSGKSTLLKAVAGLLPVENGRIYTDGQPSLLGVNAALMNDLTGERNVHLGGLAMGMSREQVKDRYQEIVDFSGINEKGDFITLPMRTYSSGMAARLRFSIAAAKDHDVLLIDEALATGDRSFQKRSEERIRELRKHAGTVFLVSHNNKSIRDTCDRVLWLERGELRMDGPTEDVLKEYEAFTGDKADKPKAKATVPS from the coding sequence GTGGCTGAGCACCCGAGCGAGAAGATCCCCACCGTCGTCGCCGACGGCGTCGACATCGTCTACCGCGTCAACGGCACCGGCACCGGACGCGGCTCCGCGACCGCCGCCCTCAACCGCATCGTGCGCCGCAAGCAGACCGAGAAGGCCTCGGGCGTGCGCCGGGTGCACGCCGTGAGGAACGTGTCCTTCGTCGCCTACCGCGGTGAGGCGATCGGCCTGATCGGCACCAACGGCTCCGGCAAGTCGACCCTGCTGAAGGCCGTCGCCGGGCTCCTGCCCGTGGAGAACGGCCGGATCTACACCGACGGCCAGCCCTCCCTGCTCGGCGTCAACGCCGCCCTGATGAACGACCTGACCGGCGAGCGCAACGTGCACCTCGGCGGCCTGGCCATGGGCATGTCCCGCGAGCAGGTCAAGGACCGCTACCAGGAGATCGTCGACTTCTCGGGCATCAACGAGAAGGGCGACTTCATCACGCTGCCGATGCGGACGTACTCCTCCGGCATGGCCGCGCGGCTGCGGTTCTCCATCGCCGCCGCCAAGGACCACGACGTCCTGCTCATCGACGAGGCGCTGGCCACCGGCGACCGCTCCTTCCAGAAGCGCTCCGAAGAGCGCATCCGCGAGCTGCGCAAGCACGCGGGCACGGTGTTCCTGGTCAGCCACAACAACAAGTCGATCCGCGACACCTGCGACCGGGTGCTGTGGCTGGAGCGCGGGGAACTGCGCATGGACGGGCCGACGGAGGACGTGCTCAAGGAGTACGAGGCGTTCACCGGCGACAAGGCGGACAAGCCGAAGGCGAAGGCCACCGTTCCCTCGTGA